A genomic segment from Thermococcus sp. LS1 encodes:
- the cobT gene encoding nicotinate mononucleotide-dependent phosphoribosyltransferase CobT, with the protein MKSLMLVVLGNTEISTVPGISVAGATPELTKLTPPADAEYLFYEKPKIIDVIPVTPEGHPTPAIITKAARELANFPLMIVRGGTYLAPLVPHVHISDHVGRDFRKEPALPGAEEIIERARLFGEELSNTPIEELVIGESTPGGTTTAQAVLWALGYEARTSSAAPNNPQSLKEEVIKAGFERAGIKPGDFKEKPLEALKQFGDPMMAAVVGIALGFKGKVVLAGGTQMLAVAALLKALGEDMSRFMIATTKWVVNDRSATFIDTAKEIGIITYAADLDFSKSEFKGLRDYENGYVKEGVGAGGATWLAVKAGFSPEDVSRKVDELYRRLMELKAT; encoded by the coding sequence ATGAAAAGCCTCATGCTGGTTGTCCTCGGAAACACAGAAATAAGCACCGTGCCGGGAATAAGCGTTGCTGGAGCAACGCCAGAGCTCACAAAGCTTACTCCACCAGCCGATGCTGAATACCTGTTCTACGAGAAGCCGAAAATCATAGACGTGATTCCCGTTACCCCCGAGGGACATCCCACGCCAGCCATAATCACCAAGGCTGCAAGGGAGCTTGCCAACTTCCCGCTGATGATAGTCCGCGGTGGGACGTATCTGGCCCCCCTCGTGCCTCACGTCCACATCAGCGACCACGTTGGCAGGGACTTCAGGAAAGAACCTGCCCTTCCGGGGGCTGAGGAGATAATCGAGAGGGCAAGGCTCTTCGGCGAAGAGCTCAGCAATACCCCAATCGAAGAGCTCGTCATCGGCGAGTCCACTCCAGGAGGAACGACAACCGCTCAGGCTGTCCTCTGGGCGCTCGGCTATGAAGCCAGAACTTCTTCAGCGGCCCCAAACAACCCCCAGAGCCTAAAGGAGGAGGTTATAAAAGCAGGCTTTGAAAGGGCTGGAATAAAGCCTGGAGACTTCAAAGAGAAACCCCTCGAAGCACTCAAGCAGTTCGGTGACCCCATGATGGCAGCGGTAGTCGGGATAGCACTCGGTTTCAAAGGCAAAGTCGTTCTTGCCGGTGGAACCCAGATGCTCGCCGTTGCAGCTCTGCTGAAGGCCCTCGGAGAGGACATGAGCAGGTTTATGATAGCGACAACCAAGTGGGTTGTAAATGATAGAAGCGCCACATTCATCGACACCGCAAAGGAGATCGGGATAATCACTTACGCCGCTGATCTGGACTTCTCGAAGAGCGAATTCAAAGGCCTCAGGGACTACGAGAATGGCTACGTTAAGGAGGGCGTTGGGGCTGGTGGTGCCACCTGGCTGGCGGTTAAGGCCGGATTCTCCCCTGAAGACGTCAGCAGAAAGGTGGACGAGCTTTACAGAAGGCTGATGGAGCTGAAGGCCACCTAG
- a CDS encoding adenosylcobinamide amidohydrolase, which produces MESRHFIKSFNEPMMALSNAPHRGGLVNANGFFFMMVHKNYSGDYKADCISFERENGLENFVGFMTAADVGKVLSMARNGSVEAYVTAGITNPAIAGEVPTPWKPGTINIALVINEGLTVGAMANAIMTATEAKTYTLLKLGYKATGTTSDGIGVFAYPGEKEWAGTATKLGINIGKTVRKALEESIRKWEKIRG; this is translated from the coding sequence ATGGAGTCCAGACATTTCATAAAATCATTCAATGAACCTATGATGGCCCTCAGCAACGCGCCTCACAGAGGAGGTCTTGTTAACGCCAACGGCTTCTTCTTTATGATGGTGCACAAGAACTACTCCGGTGACTATAAGGCTGACTGCATTTCCTTCGAGCGTGAGAACGGGTTGGAGAACTTCGTCGGCTTCATGACTGCCGCAGATGTGGGGAAAGTTCTTAGCATGGCCAGGAACGGGAGCGTCGAAGCCTACGTGACGGCGGGCATTACAAATCCGGCCATAGCTGGCGAAGTCCCCACACCGTGGAAGCCGGGGACGATAAACATCGCCCTTGTGATAAACGAGGGGCTAACCGTTGGGGCTATGGCCAACGCGATAATGACAGCGACTGAGGCTAAGACATACACCCTCTTAAAGCTTGGCTACAAGGCCACCGGGACGACAAGCGACGGTATAGGGGTTTTTGCATATCCCGGGGAGAAAGAGTGGGCCGGAACAGCAACGAAGCTGGGAATAAACATCGGAAAAACCGTCAGGAAAGCCCTTGAAGAGAGCATAAGGAAGTGGGAGAAAATAAGGGGCTAG
- a CDS encoding molybdenum cofactor biosynthesis protein B codes for MGAEEHRKKAPKKFKFAAITVSDTASRGEKEDASGKFLVEALKESGNENVHYTIVPDEKLAIIKAVIESIEKGADVIVTTGGTGITSRDVTIESIRTLFDKELVGFGEVFRLRSYEEIGTAVVLTRATAGIIRSDGRAIVVFCLPGSLNAVKTGVEIIKREAYHVLKHARE; via the coding sequence ATGGGAGCGGAGGAACACAGGAAAAAAGCGCCGAAGAAGTTTAAGTTTGCAGCTATAACGGTCAGCGATACCGCAAGCAGAGGAGAGAAAGAGGATGCTAGCGGAAAGTTTCTCGTTGAGGCCCTGAAAGAGAGTGGAAACGAGAACGTCCATTACACTATCGTGCCGGACGAAAAGCTGGCAATAATCAAAGCAGTCATTGAGTCTATCGAAAAAGGTGCCGATGTGATCGTTACCACAGGCGGAACGGGAATAACTAGCAGGGATGTCACGATAGAGAGCATAAGAACGCTTTTCGATAAGGAGCTGGTTGGCTTTGGCGAGGTCTTCAGGCTGAGGAGCTATGAAGAGATTGGAACAGCCGTCGTTCTCACCAGGGCAACCGCTGGAATCATCAGGAGCGATGGCAGGGCCATAGTTGTCTTCTGCCTGCCGGGAAGCCTGAACGCAGTCAAGACCGGAGTGGAGATAATCAAGAGGGAAGCTTATCATGTACTCAAGCACGCGAGGGAGTGA
- the glp gene encoding gephyrin-like molybdotransferase Glp yields MREFKKLTPYREALELMLNDLTEIPDVEEIPLEEALGRVLAEDVVSPIDSPPFDRSAVDGYALRAEDTFQAREYNPVELKVIDEIVAGEESKVKVEPGTAVKLMTGSKMPEGANAVLMQEMAEREGEIIRVLRPVAPGQNVAFAGEDVKKGQVVLKKGQVLRPQDLSLLKSIGFKTVKVKRKPRVGIIVTGDELIEEFDEEALKAGKILESNSIMLKGLVKQYFGEPVFYGVVPDDEETIRAAIERAKAENDIVLVTGGSAFGDKDFAHRFVRLLFHGTTIKPGRPIGYGERVFIMSGYPVAVFVQFYLYVKHALAKLVGAENYEVKVYAKLAERVSSQLGRHEFVKVWYENGVARPIKKKGSGIISSLVKSNGYIMIPEDSEGYLEGETVEVVLY; encoded by the coding sequence ATGCGCGAGTTCAAGAAGCTGACGCCTTACAGAGAGGCCCTTGAGCTGATGCTAAACGATTTAACCGAAATCCCGGACGTCGAGGAGATACCGCTCGAAGAAGCTCTTGGCAGGGTTCTGGCCGAGGACGTAGTCTCACCCATAGACAGCCCGCCCTTCGACCGCTCTGCAGTGGACGGTTATGCTTTGCGCGCCGAGGACACCTTCCAGGCTAGGGAATACAACCCCGTTGAGCTTAAAGTTATTGATGAGATAGTCGCCGGGGAGGAGAGCAAGGTAAAAGTCGAACCCGGAACGGCAGTAAAGCTCATGACCGGCTCAAAGATGCCGGAAGGGGCCAATGCAGTTCTCATGCAGGAAATGGCTGAGCGCGAGGGGGAGATAATCAGGGTTCTCAGACCCGTCGCCCCGGGTCAGAACGTTGCCTTTGCTGGAGAGGACGTGAAGAAGGGCCAGGTCGTGCTGAAGAAGGGCCAGGTTTTAAGGCCCCAGGATCTGTCACTGCTCAAGAGCATAGGGTTCAAAACGGTCAAGGTCAAGAGGAAACCGCGCGTTGGGATAATTGTCACCGGTGACGAGCTGATAGAAGAGTTCGACGAGGAAGCGCTAAAGGCTGGCAAGATACTCGAGAGCAACTCTATTATGCTAAAGGGACTTGTTAAGCAGTATTTCGGCGAACCCGTCTTTTACGGAGTCGTCCCCGATGACGAGGAGACAATAAGAGCAGCGATAGAAAGAGCAAAGGCCGAGAACGACATTGTCCTGGTAACAGGGGGAAGCGCCTTCGGTGACAAGGACTTCGCCCACCGCTTCGTCAGGCTCCTTTTCCATGGGACGACGATAAAGCCGGGAAGGCCAATAGGCTACGGCGAGAGGGTCTTCATTATGAGTGGTTATCCCGTTGCCGTTTTCGTGCAGTTCTACCTCTACGTCAAGCATGCCTTAGCGAAACTCGTCGGGGCTGAAAACTACGAGGTCAAAGTTTACGCAAAGCTGGCCGAGAGGGTTTCAAGTCAGCTTGGAAGGCATGAGTTCGTCAAGGTCTGGTACGAAAACGGTGTTGCAAGGCCGATTAAGAAGAAGGGCAGCGGAATAATAAGCTCGCTCGTTAAGAGCAACGGCTACATCATGATTCCTGAGGACAGTGAGGGTTATTTAGAGGGAGAGACCGTGGAGGTCGTACTTTATTAA
- a CDS encoding DUF835 domain-containing protein, producing MRKLGSIQAIVSVEAIMVLMADLVAAGWIFKIYLYNKRKSALAFSLAWIFDFLAISSTVFTNPIFQMLGVLFLPAFSALMFYGSVKFLEEESIVARHKTLAIFAPMPVFFIIYMVGVYAYTKDAFWTATSAATLGISGIFVIAGGLLLKETEEIYKTAIKILYVSIILFGVHLVPAALFGTNEWYKPIGFTLSTVLIVTMVAAMVKLTSSEFFKPPKRDDGNPINLEPGVVLVSETEYQEIKEKLRGRPVLAFIRNVDDIPEGWKYYFVTTIPFQGKFENTINPTNLARITEISYRYLEEFARSGEHGIIVIDCLEYLTVYNSWESLMKFLSKLRDFVIVNNGTLIIVLEKESLEPRFYAQLKKLVE from the coding sequence GTGAGAAAGTTGGGTAGTATTCAAGCAATTGTTTCTGTAGAGGCAATAATGGTACTTATGGCGGACTTGGTGGCGGCTGGATGGATATTTAAGATATATCTCTACAATAAAAGGAAATCTGCCCTAGCATTCTCTCTGGCTTGGATTTTCGATTTTCTTGCGATTTCTTCTACGGTCTTTACAAACCCAATATTTCAGATGCTTGGGGTTCTATTTCTTCCGGCATTTTCGGCGTTAATGTTCTACGGATCCGTAAAGTTCCTAGAGGAGGAGTCTATTGTAGCTAGACATAAAACCCTTGCTATATTTGCACCCATGCCTGTTTTTTTCATTATTTATATGGTGGGTGTCTATGCATACACTAAAGATGCCTTTTGGACTGCAACTAGCGCTGCAACACTGGGTATAAGTGGTATCTTTGTGATAGCGGGTGGGTTATTACTGAAGGAGACTGAAGAGATATACAAAACTGCCATTAAGATCCTTTATGTTAGCATAATTCTCTTCGGAGTCCATCTTGTACCTGCCGCGCTGTTCGGAACTAATGAGTGGTATAAACCAATCGGGTTTACCCTATCTACAGTTCTAATAGTTACTATGGTAGCCGCAATGGTGAAACTCACATCATCGGAATTCTTCAAACCTCCAAAAAGAGATGATGGTAACCCCATTAATCTTGAGCCAGGAGTTGTTTTAGTCAGTGAAACCGAATATCAAGAGATCAAGGAAAAGCTAAGAGGTCGGCCAGTACTTGCATTTATTAGGAATGTGGATGACATTCCAGAGGGATGGAAATACTACTTTGTTACAACGATACCCTTCCAGGGCAAATTTGAAAACACTATAAACCCCACCAATCTTGCAAGGATAACCGAGATTTCTTATAGGTATCTTGAAGAGTTCGCAAGATCCGGCGAGCACGGGATCATCGTAATTGACTGTCTTGAATATCTTACGGTTTACAACTCGTGGGAGAGCCTCATGAAGTTCCTGTCAAAGCTGAGGGACTTTGTAATCGTCAACAATGGCACGCTCATAATCGTTCTCGAAAAGGAGAGTCTGGAACCCAGGTTCTACGCTCAGCTCAAGAAGCTCGTTGAGTGA
- a CDS encoding phenylacetate--CoA ligase family protein: MNLIVGRISRRDMEDFQYTLEMALKSTEFWREKFSGIDPNGMNVEKLAELTETVKITPHDLYKVEEVWPDYIHKAQVFYTVMRTSGTTGKPKRIPYTRDDRFRTARQVEPWIRKYMDNGDRIASFFPPLPSSSGMFAFGAFEAINAKSAYYQIPIQYLLDKEMLLKELQDIKPTAIFCLTATAYNLGLILPESIKKDIQTIVVGGETLTPELARATLELFENAVIIDNFGSTEDAITGYRVITKKKTTEFHFEESVVILKDNGDGYDEYKRIYITKVMRNGELTGLPLFNYDIGDLARVVDGEVRNIIRVKDVISLAGAKLHIDQVMEIVFDHPDLLDFVIIYHPLSPKNPKPKAIIRVAYSGEKPAGIEDEVRELIYGANNPVRYEVEESKQAELTIEAVPLEKLKEGLPRKLGKTKRIYIVGKDL; encoded by the coding sequence ATGAACTTGATTGTTGGAAGAATCAGCCGGAGGGACATGGAAGATTTCCAATATACTCTTGAAATGGCATTGAAAAGCACTGAGTTCTGGAGGGAGAAATTTTCTGGGATAGACCCCAACGGAATGAACGTAGAGAAGTTGGCCGAGCTGACAGAGACAGTGAAGATAACTCCTCACGACCTTTACAAAGTCGAAGAGGTGTGGCCAGATTACATTCACAAGGCTCAGGTGTTCTATACTGTTATGCGTACCAGTGGAACTACAGGGAAGCCAAAAAGAATCCCGTACACGCGCGATGACCGTTTCAGAACTGCCAGACAAGTAGAGCCATGGATACGCAAGTACATGGACAATGGAGACAGGATAGCATCTTTCTTTCCACCGCTTCCGTCTTCATCCGGAATGTTTGCCTTTGGAGCATTTGAGGCCATAAACGCCAAGTCGGCATATTACCAGATACCCATTCAATACCTCCTCGACAAGGAGATGCTCTTGAAGGAGCTCCAAGACATCAAACCCACAGCCATATTCTGTCTAACAGCAACCGCCTACAACCTAGGACTCATCCTTCCAGAATCAATAAAGAAGGACATACAGACAATAGTTGTCGGCGGCGAGACACTGACCCCCGAACTTGCGAGGGCTACTTTAGAACTCTTCGAAAACGCAGTTATTATAGATAACTTTGGTTCAACTGAAGATGCAATAACAGGCTACCGTGTGATAACGAAAAAGAAAACAACCGAGTTCCATTTTGAAGAATCAGTAGTAATCCTCAAGGACAACGGCGATGGTTATGATGAGTATAAGCGAATCTATATAACAAAAGTGATGAGGAACGGCGAGCTGACAGGTTTACCGCTCTTCAACTACGATATAGGCGACCTTGCAAGGGTTGTCGATGGTGAAGTCAGAAACATTATCAGAGTTAAAGATGTAATAAGTCTCGCCGGGGCAAAGCTCCACATAGATCAGGTGATGGAAATCGTTTTCGACCATCCCGACCTGCTCGATTTCGTGATAATCTACCACCCACTCTCACCCAAGAACCCAAAACCCAAGGCCATCATCCGCGTCGCATACAGTGGCGAGAAGCCTGCTGGAATTGAAGACGAAGTTAGAGAGCTTATATATGGGGCAAATAATCCTGTCAGATACGAAGTGGAAGAATCAAAGCAGGCAGAGCTCACAATCGAGGCAGTCCCCTTGGAGAAGCTGAAGGAAGGCCTCCCAAGAAAGCTTGGCAAGACCAAGAGGATATATATTGTTGGTAAAGATCTTTAA
- a CDS encoding HD domain-containing protein yields MSGKIIHDGIHGSMKLTGLILDLVKTPEFQRLRNIRQLGLAYLVYPGANHSRFEHSLGAWNIAKRLSAEVGLSEDESMLLQVGALLHDIGHGPFSHTFESIYKHYVKEHDHMRLGQDIILGRINITESENGGSIPEIIESYGYDFTPKDVADLILGKHEKRYLGQMLHGDVDVDQLDYLIRDAHYTGVAHGIIDLERLMKVLKVHEGELVVDEKGIEAVEGMMVARSLMYSRVYFHHTVKIAEGMLTRALEFALEEGHLWDFWKMIDCRVLVELEDLEGYPAEIVRRIKYRELYKAAVLASADELTSEEKRELLTAYRNVKRRQEIERALADAVGAREGEVILEFSIADLMLSEPRLKATEINVLLGNGELQPLTKVTPLANALKRRQTPRWAVLIASPKEYVDKVREVWRKVIFS; encoded by the coding sequence ATGAGTGGAAAGATTATTCACGACGGCATTCATGGTAGCATGAAGCTTACCGGCTTAATCCTCGATCTCGTCAAGACTCCGGAGTTCCAGAGGCTCAGGAACATAAGACAGCTTGGCTTAGCTTACCTCGTCTATCCAGGAGCAAATCACTCCCGCTTCGAACACTCCCTAGGTGCATGGAACATAGCCAAGAGGCTCTCCGCCGAGGTAGGCCTGAGCGAAGACGAGAGCATGCTCCTCCAGGTTGGTGCTCTCCTCCACGACATCGGCCACGGGCCCTTCAGCCACACTTTCGAGAGCATCTACAAGCACTACGTCAAAGAGCACGACCACATGCGCCTCGGCCAAGACATCATCCTCGGGAGGATAAACATTACGGAGAGCGAGAACGGGGGCAGTATTCCTGAGATAATAGAAAGCTACGGCTACGACTTCACGCCGAAAGACGTTGCTGACCTCATCCTCGGAAAGCACGAAAAGCGCTACTTGGGACAGATGCTCCACGGAGATGTTGACGTCGACCAGCTGGACTACCTCATAAGGGACGCTCACTACACGGGCGTCGCCCACGGCATAATTGACCTGGAGAGGCTGATGAAAGTCCTGAAGGTGCATGAGGGCGAACTCGTCGTTGATGAGAAGGGAATCGAGGCTGTCGAGGGCATGATGGTTGCCCGCTCGCTCATGTACTCCCGCGTTTACTTCCACCACACGGTGAAGATAGCAGAGGGAATGCTGACCAGAGCGTTAGAGTTTGCCCTGGAAGAAGGCCACCTCTGGGACTTCTGGAAGATGATTGACTGCCGCGTTCTGGTGGAGCTTGAGGACCTCGAGGGCTATCCAGCTGAAATCGTCAGGCGCATAAAGTACAGGGAACTCTACAAGGCGGCCGTTTTAGCCAGTGCAGACGAGCTGACGAGCGAGGAGAAGAGGGAGCTCCTGACCGCTTACAGGAATGTCAAGAGGAGGCAGGAGATAGAGAGAGCTTTGGCCGATGCCGTTGGTGCCAGGGAGGGCGAGGTGATCCTCGAGTTCAGCATAGCCGACCTGATGCTCAGCGAGCCGAGGCTCAAGGCCACGGAGATAAACGTGCTCCTCGGAAACGGCGAGCTTCAGCCCCTCACCAAAGTTACCCCCCTGGCCAATGCCCTCAAGAGAAGACAGACTCCCCGGTGGGCCGTTCTCATAGCCTCACCGAAGGAATACGTCGACAAAGTCAGAGAAGTCTGGAGAAAGGTCATCTTCAGCTGA
- a CDS encoding transcriptional regulator — protein MDRERLIRTVEAILRGTGYKTARMEFKGACFDIVASRLLLLLFIKVATNIDTVTEEQAEDLKRLSKFFKASPLIVGLRSKNAELEEGVVYERFGIYALRPETLYDVLVENELPAIFAERGGFYVRINGRLLKHLREKHGYSVNELAQLVGVSRKSLLNYEKGEQAVSLEVAIRLEELFDEPLAEPIDILHSTVEANLDVTPETPLEREIFEQLKGLGLGVVKVKKAPFNAVSKEDEFKILTGIDEKKTRSTVKRAEMVAEVSRIINSDGVFILEETKTEVVKEVPLIPKESLQEVRDADELIEMIEELKREIKKQLFS, from the coding sequence ATGGACAGGGAGAGACTCATAAGAACCGTCGAGGCAATACTCAGGGGCACGGGCTACAAAACCGCAAGAATGGAGTTTAAAGGTGCGTGCTTTGATATAGTGGCGAGCAGGTTACTCTTGTTGCTCTTCATTAAAGTAGCGACCAATATAGACACTGTAACCGAAGAGCAGGCAGAAGATTTGAAGAGACTTTCCAAGTTCTTCAAGGCCTCACCGCTCATCGTCGGCCTAAGGAGCAAGAACGCCGAGCTCGAGGAGGGTGTTGTCTACGAGCGCTTCGGCATTTATGCCCTGAGGCCGGAAACCCTCTACGATGTCCTCGTCGAGAACGAATTGCCAGCGATCTTTGCCGAGCGCGGCGGCTTCTACGTTAGAATAAACGGCAGGCTTTTGAAGCACCTCCGCGAGAAGCATGGCTATTCCGTGAATGAGCTGGCTCAGCTCGTGGGAGTCTCCAGGAAGAGCCTCCTCAACTACGAGAAGGGCGAACAGGCGGTTTCCCTTGAGGTCGCGATTCGCCTTGAGGAGCTCTTCGACGAGCCCCTTGCCGAGCCCATCGACATACTCCACTCAACGGTCGAGGCCAACCTCGACGTCACACCGGAGACCCCCCTCGAAAGGGAAATCTTCGAGCAGCTCAAAGGGCTTGGACTCGGCGTCGTCAAGGTCAAGAAGGCTCCCTTCAACGCGGTTTCAAAGGAAGACGAGTTCAAGATACTCACGGGCATAGACGAGAAGAAGACCCGCTCAACGGTCAAGCGTGCAGAGATGGTTGCGGAGGTAAGCAGGATAATCAACAGCGACGGTGTCTTCATCCTGGAGGAGACCAAGACAGAAGTCGTCAAGGAGGTGCCTCTCATACCCAAGGAGAGCCTCCAAGAGGTTAGAGACGCCGACGAACTCATAGAAATGATTGAGGAGCTGAAAAGGGAGATAAAGAAGCAGCTCTTCAGCTGA
- a CDS encoding GNAT family N-acetyltransferase, translating into MRPIILKGNLVSLGILLREDLKHVWLWYNDRDVRRYLSFPEEIFFYEDELEWYETLRREKKHEKVFAVIENSSRSLVGLVGLHKIDFHNGRAELGYFIGKEYWGRGYASEAVSLAVRYAFEWLNLRKVYAHVYESNGASIRILEKNGFKLAGRWRKHQYVPGEGFVDVLCYELFREP; encoded by the coding sequence ATGAGGCCGATAATCCTTAAAGGGAACCTTGTTTCACTCGGGATACTTCTGCGCGAAGACCTGAAGCATGTCTGGCTCTGGTACAACGACAGAGACGTAAGGCGCTACCTCTCCTTTCCGGAGGAGATATTCTTCTACGAGGACGAGCTCGAATGGTACGAGACACTGAGAAGAGAAAAGAAGCACGAAAAGGTTTTTGCGGTAATCGAGAACTCCTCGCGCTCCCTCGTTGGACTCGTGGGACTTCACAAAATCGACTTTCACAACGGACGCGCCGAGCTAGGCTACTTCATTGGGAAAGAATACTGGGGCCGCGGCTACGCCAGTGAGGCCGTTTCTCTGGCGGTTCGCTATGCCTTTGAGTGGCTCAACCTGAGGAAAGTCTATGCCCATGTCTACGAGAGCAATGGGGCTTCAATTAGGATTCTCGAAAAGAACGGCTTCAAATTGGCCGGCCGCTGGAGGAAGCATCAGTACGTCCCAGGGGAAGGCTTCGTTGATGTTCTCTGTTACGAGCTCTTCCGCGAGCCTTAG
- the tiaS gene encoding tRNA(Ile2) 2-agmatinylcytidine synthetase TiaS yields the protein MRLHIGIDDTDSPNGMCTTYLGAILYRELSRIAEPIDLPRLIRLNPNIPYKTRGNGAVAMTFEVDEELITEVKNTVLFYVDRLADFEHENTNPGVVFFEGDIPEELREFSLRALREHVTIEEAERVAKKVEAEYFKFKVGRGIIGALAAVAYPLERFTYELLAYREPDNWGTPRRVDGESVFLADSWSYPFTYDNVDPYKRSVLITPHGKDPVLVGIRGIDRGKVLQTFEMVRFEEPVAFYQLYKTNQNTDDHLTYKKIGELKLYDSAVVRGTVVKPYWERGRHVFFELEDETGRIRVAAFEPTKKFRNYVRKLLPGDEIIAAGGVKEHEGVLTLNLEKFYPVKLVPRIEYQKPKCPKCGGTMKSKGDYLKCKRCGHKMPKKLIPVEVPRELEMKIYEVPPDARKHLSRPLVLPGGEEKILEGLRE from the coding sequence ATGAGGCTCCACATCGGCATCGACGACACTGACTCACCGAACGGCATGTGCACTACCTACCTCGGTGCCATCCTCTACCGCGAGCTGTCCCGGATAGCGGAGCCCATAGACCTTCCCCGCTTGATCAGGCTCAACCCGAACATTCCCTACAAGACCCGCGGCAATGGAGCGGTGGCGATGACCTTTGAAGTTGATGAGGAGCTTATAACCGAGGTTAAAAACACCGTCCTCTTCTACGTGGATCGGCTTGCCGACTTCGAGCACGAAAATACTAACCCCGGTGTCGTGTTCTTCGAAGGAGATATTCCAGAAGAGCTCCGCGAGTTCTCGTTGAGGGCTTTGAGGGAGCACGTTACGATCGAGGAGGCTGAAAGGGTTGCGAAGAAAGTTGAGGCAGAGTACTTCAAGTTCAAAGTCGGGAGGGGCATAATCGGCGCGCTCGCGGCGGTTGCTTACCCGCTGGAGAGGTTCACCTACGAGCTGTTAGCTTACAGAGAGCCCGACAACTGGGGAACGCCGAGGAGAGTGGACGGGGAGAGTGTATTTCTGGCCGATAGCTGGAGCTATCCCTTTACCTACGATAACGTTGACCCCTACAAGAGGAGCGTCCTCATAACCCCTCACGGCAAGGATCCCGTTCTGGTTGGCATCAGGGGAATTGACAGAGGAAAGGTTCTCCAGACCTTTGAGATGGTTCGCTTTGAGGAGCCAGTGGCGTTTTACCAGCTCTACAAGACGAACCAGAACACGGACGACCACCTTACATACAAAAAAATCGGCGAGCTGAAACTCTACGACAGCGCGGTGGTTAGGGGAACGGTGGTTAAGCCCTACTGGGAGCGCGGGAGGCACGTATTCTTTGAGCTTGAGGATGAAACGGGAAGGATTCGCGTTGCTGCCTTCGAGCCGACCAAGAAGTTCAGGAACTACGTGAGGAAGCTTCTTCCGGGTGACGAGATCATAGCCGCTGGAGGCGTTAAGGAGCACGAGGGCGTTTTGACGCTTAACCTCGAAAAGTTCTATCCGGTGAAGCTCGTTCCGAGGATCGAGTACCAGAAGCCGAAGTGCCCGAAGTGCGGCGGGACGATGAAGAGCAAGGGTGATTACCTCAAGTGCAAGCGCTGTGGCCATAAGATGCCGAAGAAGCTCATCCCGGTTGAAGTCCCGCGCGAGCTGGAGATGAAAATCTACGAAGTGCCGCCAGACGCGAGGAAGCACCTGTCAAGGCCTCTAGTGCTGCCAGGTGGGGAGGAGAAAATACTAGAAGGGCTGAGAGAATAG